GAGTATAGTCGACGGGAGGACAGATATGAGGAATCGTGACGTTGAGTACTATAGTGAAAAGAATGTCGAGGATGTGTATTCGGATATCTGTTTTGTCTGTGCAGAGTTGTTCTGTGGCAAGAGCCGAGATCGATTGAAATGTCTGTATTGGGACGGAAACGGCTTTTGCATATGGCAGAAGCGGCTCGAAAAGGGAAAGTTTCCGTGGCCTGAATCGGAGGAATCGGCGTTGGACTTAAGTTGGCGTGAAGTATCCTGGCTACTGAAGGGTATAGATTTTAGAAAAGAGCATCGATTAATGGATGTATCCGGCCTTCGATAAAAAGTTCTTGAAGAAAGCAGGACAAGAAATATAAAAGCAGAGTGTCTAGAGAGGAACTTTTAGCGGAAAACGAAGAGCTTAAAGTATTATTGCATAATATACAGAAAGATAATGCGTCTCTTCGTTCTAAGATTAGTTCTTTGGAGAATCTCGTTCTCGGCTATCGCAAAGAATTGTATGGAAGCAAATCGGAGAAGATAGACCCGAGCGAAATCCTACAGGGAAAATTGTTCAACGAAATAGAAGAATCACAAAACGATTCTCCCGGGTTATACAATGGACATGCGGACGAGAAAGTCGAAATCCATTCTCATACTCGCAAAAAACCTGGTAGAAAGCCGATCCCGGATCATATACCGAGAGAGGAAATCATTCATGATATCCCTGAATCGGAGAAGATCTGTAACTGCGGGCAAGAACTTAGCCGGATCGGAGAAGAGACATCCGAGAAGCTGGATATCATTCCTCAGAAGGTATTTGTTGTAAAACACATCCGATACAAATACGCATGCAAACATTGTAATGGAGACGAAAGAAACGAAGCGGGAAGCGTAATAAAGACGGCCCCTCTTCCTCCGCAGTTACTACCGCAAAGTATTGCAACGCCGGGGCTTGTAGCGTATCTCTTAACGAGTAAATTCGTAGATCATCTTCCATTTTACAGAATGGAGAAGATATTTCGTAGAATGGGTCTGGAATTGCCCCGTTCAACGATGTGCAATTGGACAAAACAAGTGTATGAGAAGTGCAAGCCATTCGTTTCTATTTTAAAACAACAGTTACTCGAAGGATCTTTGATCGGGATAGACGAAACTACGCTTCAAGTAATGAAAGAACCGAACAGATCCAATACGACTAAGTCGTATATGAGGCTGTTTCGAGGAGGTCATCCGGATAAACCGGTATTACTTTATCTTTATAGAGAAACAAGGTCTGCGGAGTTCATCCCGAAATTCTTGAATCGATACCAGGGTTGTATTCAGACCGACGCTTTTAGTAGCTATGATTCCAATTTTAGAAATTGGAAAGGAGTGCTTCATGGAGGATGCTTCGCGCACGCGAGAAGGAAATTTTACTCGGTCTGGCAGTCGGAAGAAGATCGTATTGCAGGCTATGTCATCTTAAGACTCAGGGAAGTCTACGCGGTCGAAAAAGAAATTCGAAAACAAAAACTTCGCTCTCTATGTTTATTTTCAAAGATTCAAAAAATCAGGGAAGAAAAATCAAAACCTATTTTGGATGATTTAAAAACATTCTTAGACAGCGCCTATTCTCAAGTCCTTCCAAAGAGTCCGATCGGCGAGGCAATTCGTTATACCTTAAACGAATGGGAGCGATTGACGATTTATCTTTCTCATGGAGAATTTTATATCGATAACAATCTTGTCGAAAATGGAATTCGACCCTTCGTAATCGGACGAAAGAATTGGCTATTCTCAGGCAGCCCTGACGGAGCTGAGGCCAGCACTTTCTTTTTTTCTATCGTTCAAACCGCTATCGCTAACAAAAAAGATCCCTATGCCGTCCTTCGTACTCTTTTCGAAGGGGTGCCTGCCTCCCATTTAACACAAGATTTTGAAAGTCTTTTTTCAAAATCGATGGGATGGGTTTAATTGAGCGCTTACGTAAAACTCAAACTTCGGTTTTACAAGACTCAGTACAAAATAGGCTCCAAGAGATCATTTTCTGAATCTTTTTAATCAAAATGACCCTTTTATACCCGATTTTTCTCGACATTGAGGCCGAACTATGTTGCTTTGGTCCAAGTTGAGGAGTTTTTATACCTATATGAAACAGTGGAAGATCGTTCCAGTTCTCGTATTCTTACTTTCCGGAGTTCTCTCAGGTTCCTGTAAAAAAAGCAGCAGTGACGACACTGCACAAAACCTGGTTTTGTACCAAGCTCTTGGTATTGGAAAATGTGCGGTGATCTTTTCAGGAGTGCCAAAATTTGTCTCGCCAGTAACGCTTACGAAGGGTCAATCTGGAACGGCTTCGTTCATAGCACTCAATTCTTCGTTATCGATAAGTGCTGTAACTATCACGGTATCCGTAAGTGACCAAGTAACAGTTACTATTCCTGCTGGAGATACAATCACCTACAGCGCCTACGTTGGAGGTTGCCCGGTAAATACGGATACGGGAACAACTACGAATGTCTCCCAATTTACCGGCGGTGCCGGAAATGGGCTGAACGGGAACGCAACAACGACTTATACCACCGCAAAAGCAGGAACCTATACAATTTATTTCTCCGGTCCCGCTCCATCAAACCCAGCCATCACTGTCAGCATTCAGTAACTAACGTGACACCGGCCCTTGCGGGTCTCCTCGGGCTTAATACCCCCGACGAGACCCGATTTCTTTTATAAATGCTTCGCTATCTGGCACCTTTATTTGTAGCTTCAGTTTTTACGAGGCTCAGGATTTTCAAAAGGTGCGATTGATTAAGTGTTTACTCTTTTTCATTTATCTTTAACCTTAAGACTGCCTCAATGCAAGTATTCATATCTATTGATCGGCCGTCTCTTACAAGATTATAGTCAGTCAAGGTAGTCATTTTCTGCCCGTCAAAGTAAGAGCCTGCTGCCCAATCCTTTACACCTTCTAAATTCCTGCTAAATACGAGAATATGCGTTCCGTAAGACTCAGAAATTTTGGCACGTTCCAAGCGACCATCATACCCTAGCTCTATGTTATGTGCATCGAGCGTTCGGACCTTTCCTCGAAACAACCTTGCCTCGCCCGGGAATTTAAGTAGAAAGAAATGGTTTTTCAAATCTAGCTGAATGCAGTAGGAATTTTGAGTATCTATATAAAAATTCAGCAATTCGTTTACGTTTCTTTCGCCAGCTGTTACATAGTATCCGCTTGCTTCGTCATCGGAGTATTCTCGATCATCTTTCTCTAGATCATCGAAAGGAACAAAAGCGTCAGGATATTTTTCTAGTAACTTCTCATAAGCGCTCTTATGATTCATATAAAAATAGATCGAAAAACCGGCCATCAAAATCGCAAAGGCGATCCCGAGTGTTGCCAGAAGACGCTTTCTTGATTTACTCTGACTTTCCAATTGAAAATTTATCTGTGCAAAATTTCTTTAATGAAGGGTCGCTTACGGCCAATATTTCCAGCTTCGCAACATAATAGATGCCTTCGGTTGGCTTATAGTTAAGATCGATAGTTACGTCCGAATCAGGACTAACGGAGACCTCGAAGGATTTTTTCTCCTTAACTTTGCTCGTAACCTTCGGAACCATAGCATTGATTAAAACGAAGGAACCCTCGTAAAAGGTTACCTTTGCTTTTGTTATAGTTGACGCTTTAAATTTCTCGCTCTTTTTATCTTCGCAGAAATTCTGGAATTTTATAGCGTATTTATCATCCGACTTTGATTTTTTTGCATCTATAAAATCAAATTTATTCATTAAAAGAATAAATTCACCAATGCCATTTGAATCCGTCATGTTCCACTTAGTGTTAGGTGGGTTGTCATATATATAATTAAAGGTTTTAGGATCCATTCCTTTAATTACCTTAGTATTTTGATTAAATATTAATTTTTCGACGGACCTAGAGGCACTATAAATTCCAACGTCTTTCCCGCTGCCGGTCTTATCAAATAAACTACTAAAATACTCCAATACTTCTTTATTTATATCTATGGCATTTACAGGTGAAATAGAAAAAAGAAACGTAAACAAAAGAAATAGCTCGATTTTTTTTTTGATTCTCATCGTTTTTTCACCACAATAGTATTATAATTCCCCATACCAAGCAAATACTCCCCATATTTATAACGAACTAATTTATCAGTTTTATTAGAGTCCCTAACAATCCATTCGCCACGAACATCGTCATAGCCAATGATTGTCACTCTGTGACCTGATTGATAATCAACTCCGTCTGGTTTCACTGGTCGTCCTTTCGGATTAATATCCAAATTACCGGAGGCATCATATCTTGGTCCATCAATATACATACCCGCATTTATCATCTTGCCTTCTTTAAGAGCTTGTTTAATTGCTTCCAATTTTTCTATAGGAGTTGTTTTATTCTCTACTATGTTAACTGCTTTTAGCCCAAATTTATCTAAAATTTTATCGTAAGCAGCACCCATGTTAGTAGACATTTCAGCTGTTAAACCCATGTCGCGTTCCAAGTGCGCCAATTCTTCCACAGGTGACCTCCCAGAATTCCGAAGCATTACACCTGCTTGGATCAGCTGGTCTAATAAAGAATATGTTTGACAAACATTACGACCATCTTGAGTATATGTAT
The sequence above is a segment of the Leptospira inadai serovar Lyme str. 10 genome. Coding sequences within it:
- the tnpB gene encoding IS66 family insertion sequence element accessory protein TnpB (TnpB, as the term is used for proteins encoded by IS66 family insertion elements, is considered an accessory protein, since TnpC, encoded by a neighboring gene, is a DDE family transposase.), which translates into the protein MVDGRTDMRNRDVEYYSEKNVEDVYSDICFVCAELFCGKSRDRLKCLYWDGNGFCIWQKRLEKGKFPWPESEESALDLSWREVSWLLKGIDFRKEHRLMDVSGLR
- the tnpC gene encoding IS66 family transposase, with product MSREELLAENEELKVLLHNIQKDNASLRSKISSLENLVLGYRKELYGSKSEKIDPSEILQGKLFNEIEESQNDSPGLYNGHADEKVEIHSHTRKKPGRKPIPDHIPREEIIHDIPESEKICNCGQELSRIGEETSEKLDIIPQKVFVVKHIRYKYACKHCNGDERNEAGSVIKTAPLPPQLLPQSIATPGLVAYLLTSKFVDHLPFYRMEKIFRRMGLELPRSTMCNWTKQVYEKCKPFVSILKQQLLEGSLIGIDETTLQVMKEPNRSNTTKSYMRLFRGGHPDKPVLLYLYRETRSAEFIPKFLNRYQGCIQTDAFSSYDSNFRNWKGVLHGGCFAHARRKFYSVWQSEEDRIAGYVILRLREVYAVEKEIRKQKLRSLCLFSKIQKIREEKSKPILDDLKTFLDSAYSQVLPKSPIGEAIRYTLNEWERLTIYLSHGEFYIDNNLVENGIRPFVIGRKNWLFSGSPDGAEASTFFFSIVQTAIANKKDPYAVLRTLFEGVPASHLTQDFESLFSKSMGWV